AATAATGCAAATTTGTCAGATAATTGGAATGACTCAGAGGGATATTACAAggttaataaaatatatatgtattttataaatgtttttaaaaatatatctatatataacaatatgcttatgtaaatataatatatatatatatatatatatatatatatatatatatatatgtatatttttttttttttttttttgaaggcTATGGTTGGCGAGGTTATTGATAAAAGATACAGTGTTGTGTGTGAACTGGTTGGGAAAGGTGTTTTTTCAAATGTATTAAAGTGTTATGATATGGTAAATAAAATTCCTGTAGCTGTAAAAGTTATTAGAGATAATGATATGATGAAAAAGGCTgcagaaaaagaaatatctaTTTTGAAGAAGTTAAATCAATATGATAAGGACAATAAAAGGCACATCATTCGTTTATTAAgtagtataaaatataaaaatcattTATGTTTAGTATTTGAGTGGATGTGGGGTAACTTAAGAATAGCACTGAAAaagtaagaaaaaaataaaatcaaatgataatatgtatGAGAAAATGGTTTccacattttatattaaaaacgagatattatatatatatatctatctttttttttttgttttgaaaGGTATGGAAATGGACATGGACTAAACGCAACAGCCGTTCATTGTTACACAAAACAATTATTTATAGCCCTAAGACATATGAGAAAATGTCGAATAATGCATGCTGATCGTAAGTACACATTTATAGtgcaaaaaaataaaaaataaaaaattatatttaaagtgTGACATAgctgaatatatatatacatatatatttttttttttttttatagtaaaACCGGataatattcttattaatgaaaaatttaACGCCTTAAAAGTTTGCGATTTAGGAAGTGCAAGTGATATATCAGAAAATGAAATTACGTCATATTTAGTTAGTAGATTTTATAGAGCACCTGAAATTATTTTGGGTTTTCGATACGACGCTCAGATTGATGTATGGTCAGCTGCTGCAACTGTTTTTGAATTAGCAACGGGTAAAATCTTGTTTCCGGtaagatgataaaaattattgagaacatttaaattattaatgttGAATGTtatgaataaaatttaatatgttaatacatataataaaatatctgtatatatatatatatatatatatatatatatatgttatacatatttttatttattttaggGTAAATCAAATAATCATATGATAAAACTGATGATGGAATATAAGGGCAAATTTTCacataaaatgataaaaggTGGGCAATTTTATTCTCAACATTTTAATGAAAATTTAGATTTTCTTTATGTGGATAGAGATCATTATTCCAAAAAAGAAGTTGTTAGAGTTATATCTGATTTGAGACCTacgaaaaatataacatgtGATTTATTGGAGCATCAATATTGGTTGAAGGGTGagtaaaaagataaaaaaatcaaaaaaagaacataaaaatattatacacaaaaattatatatatgtgcatatatttgtaatatattttatatgtcactgtgatattttaattatgacATAAACTATGTTGTTTATCAAGTTGGCATAAaatggtaatatatatatatatatattttttttttactttttaggAAATAGCCCTAAAATgcaatttttgaaaaaaaaaataaaacaactAGGAGATTTATTAGAGAAATGTTTAATTCTAGATCCATCTAAACGATATACTCCAGATCAAGCTTTACAACATCCTTATTTAAGAGAATCTATTCATTTTTCAAAATCTCAAAATGAATAAGAAAGGAGGAAATAAAAGgacttctttttttatatatttaattatcaTGTAATTGAActataatatgtatgtataaataaatatttgaatatatatatatatataaatgtatgaaTATACGTATAAATAAATCCATACATTttgtgatttttttttttttttattattttttctacatatatatatatatatatgcatagtTGTATGtgcataattttataaaccTATTTGCACcttgttattttttaacatttattatttgtattttatatttcttaatttttttgttgaaAGAACATCAATTATGCTACatggattttttttttgaaatgatATTTCATAAATTGTACAGATTAATGGAAATTCGGTTTTCAATTGATGATACTCCAAAACATCGTATACTTCTTTTGTTGTATCAATCCCCTGTGGTAATATTaataaggaatatataataaaaatacaagaaaaaaaaaaaaaaaaaaattatatataaatttttatgagattttttatatatattatacctGAAGTTTTTGTCCATTCAATAATTCCGCTTCTATTAATTCCCATGAATCTCTCCCTTTTCTCTTTGCAAATTCTTTTGCACACTTAAAATTTCTTCCTCCCAAACATGTGGTTATAAGATCCGCTAGTCCACAACTATCTAAAAAGGTTTCCTgaatgaacaaataaataggcatatacatttatatgtatatatttatatatatatatatatgtgtatttatttatttgtttattaattcatttaatataattacttatttatatatttatatctattgTTTGATATGCTAATATGTATATCATTTATcatgttatataattttttcttttcatggATCCGTTTCTTACATCCAAAACGTTAGGAAAAAACATTTTAGCAAATTTTTTCATCTCTTCTAAACCAATTCGAATAATAGCCGATTTTGTATTATAGCTAGCTGTTAATCCATCTATAAATCCAACCCCTAAGgctataacattttttagaGCTCCACATATCTACttcaaagaaatatatatatatatatatatattgatttatttattttataaattattttttaaaatgaaaagtGTTATAAAATGATTACTTCTACTCCTGGTTTATCTTGTATGCAATTAACTTTAAAATACGTTCTATCAAATAGATTTTGCCATATGACctcatttccttttttttcaaaaccTATAGTACTTTCACTAAAGTGTTCACGAGATAATTCCTACGATTTTATAgaaatgtatacatatatatatatatatatatatatatattttatttttgaagaaaatataaattttattgaaaaattatgtctttacaaaatgaatatatatcaaaaagtATACACTTCATAAAAACACTTCTTCagatatgtatttttaattttattacttCTGCTATGTTTGATCCTGACAAAGCCAAACATTCAATatccaattttttttctataatatCTGATAGTAGTTGAGGTTTTGATCTTACCATTTTAATACCTTTTATTAGACTAATGGCTCTTGCGTTTTTCTtaagattattattttgtacaaTTTCATCAAGTACATTCTATGAAAATAAGACAggaagaaatataatatttatatatttatacatgtttacatattattttattttagttTATTTTTCTGTATTACATCCAAGTATTGGTGTggtaatacaaatattaacAAATCTGCATCATCAATAACTTCCTTCAAGTTTGAAATGGCTAGAATATTTTCAGGAATTTTCATTcctttcatatattttatgttttctttctttttattgaTAATATCAGATAGTTTTTCTTCCTCCACAATTTCTTCTTTAACATACATTTTAACCTAAATCACAAAagatgtataaatatatatatatatatatatatatatattaatatatgtatatttgcatatattttaattgacTTGGATAATTctgatattatatttttaaaaatcattttttttttttatgtcttATTTCTTTAAGCTTACAATTggatgaaatatttttaacttTTGAG
This Plasmodium falciparum 3D7 genome assembly, chromosome: 11 DNA region includes the following protein-coding sequences:
- a CDS encoding serine/threonine protein kinase, putative, whose translation is MSKDKRNSFASNSFDSSNDEKKSKNGNKIYKSKHEENSPDGDSYKINNNEKEKSKEKLKKDQKKKSKEIYNSFNSPNSTSSDSDGNGLHLNFSNASSSSSENGFKILRTQENEDKLLEERRRKREALKEKLKNMVKENEQNNDANEILQNDQINKDYNNETFLLSENKNDNDIITNEIPSNPSYIDQNDAACIFAPNNDVIEDTCSSLSSDHEIIEEKQNKEKPEAVKECSDLYNDLKKKIDEEKAKIRSFIIKQKELHERLKMNVDDSLYVNKSKGNADTHNNLTNKKSPLENEEDEMQEEYDEDNDDFDMFSCVQANKKRKVEKVHITDYYTTGNNANLSDNWNDSEGYYKAMVGEVIDKRYSVVCELVGKGVFSNVLKCYDMVNKIPVAVKVIRDNDMMKKAAEKEISILKKLNQYDKDNKRHIIRLLSSIKYKNHLCLVFEWMWGNLRIALKKYGNGHGLNATAVHCYTKQLFIALRHMRKCRIMHADLKPDNILINEKFNALKVCDLGSASDISENEITSYLVSRFYRAPEIILGFRYDAQIDVWSAAATVFELATGKILFPGKSNNHMIKLMMEYKGKFSHKMIKGGQFYSQHFNENLDFLYVDRDHYSKKEVVRVISDLRPTKNITCDLLEHQYWLKGNSPKMQFLKKKIKQLGDLLEKCLILDPSKRYTPDQALQHPYLRESIHFSKSQNE
- a CDS encoding glycerol-3-phosphate dehydrogenase, putative is translated as MLKFFILYFYLIFQAITCFSVNQINVGNKYSLIRNPQSNVPLKVSIIGSGNWGTVVSKIIGMNAQKLKIFHPIVKMYVKEEIVEEEKLSDIINKKKENIKYMKGMKIPENILAISNLKEVIDDADLLIFVLPHQYLDNVLDEIVQNNNLKKNARAISLIKGIKMVRSKPQLLSDIIEKKLDIECLALSGSNIAEELSREHFSESTIGFEKKGNEVIWQNLFDRTYFKVNCIQDKPGVEICGALKNVIALGVGFIDGLTASYNTKSAIIRIGLEEMKKFAKMFFPNVLDETFLDSCGLADLITTCLGGRNFKCAKEFAKRKGRDSWELIEAELLNGQKLQGIDTTKEVYDVLEYHQLKTEFPLICTIYEISFQKKNPCSIIDVLSTKKLRNIKYK